Genomic DNA from Coregonus clupeaformis isolate EN_2021a chromosome 26, ASM2061545v1, whole genome shotgun sequence:
gtacatggccattaaggccagatttttctccaagatgttcaaacgttcatagatgaccagcagggtaaaATAATAATCAATTAAAatcaccggttagtcgaggtaattggggtaatatatacatgttggtagagttattaaagtgactatgcattgataataaacagagagtagcagcagtgtaaaagaggggtggggggggcaatgcaaatagtctgggtagtcatttgattagatgttcaggagttttatggcttggggatagaagctgtttagaagcctcttggacctagacttggcactccggtaccacttgccgtgcagtagcagagagaacagtctatgactagggtggctggagtctttgacaatttttagggccttcctctgacaccgcctggtatagaggtcctggatggcaggaagcttggccccagtgatgtactgggccgtaggcactaccctctgtagtgccttgcggtcggagcccgagcagttgccataccaggcagtgatgcaaccagccaGGATGCTCTcgttggtgcagctgtagaacctttttgaggatctgaggacccatggcaaatctttcagtctccttagggggaataggttttgttgtgccctcttcacgactgtcttgttgtgcttggaccatgttagtttgttggtgatgtggacaccaaggaacttgaagctctcaacctttaaaatgggggcgtgctcagtcctcttctttttcctgtagtccacaatcatctcctttgtcttgatcacgttgagggagaggttgttgtcctggcaccacacggccaggtgcctgacctccctataggctgtctcgtcgttatcggtgatcaggcctaccactgttgtgtcatcggcaaacttaatgatggtgtttgagtcgtgcctggccatgcagtcatgagtgaacagggagtacaggaggggactgagcacgcacccctgaggggcccccgtgttgaggatcagcgtggcgaatgtgttgttacctacccttaccacctgggggcggcccgtcaggaagtccaggatccagttgcagagggaggtgttagtcctagcttagtgatgagctttgagggcactatggtgttgaacgctgagctgtagtcaatcaatagcattctcacatagttccttttgtccaggtgtgaaagggcagtgtagagcgcaatagagattgcatcatctgtggatctgttggggcgacatgcaaattggagtgggtctagggtttctgggataatggtgttcatgtgagccatgaccagcctaatcacagtggttgtagaggttgcgaCAGGTCAGTACATTAGgcgtaaatgtcacttggcttttcataagagagttgaaaacagcaggtctgggacaaggtagcacgtccggtgaacaggtcagggttccatagccgcaggcagaagagtggaaactggagcagcagcacgaccaggtggactggggacagcaaggagtcatcaggccaggtagtcctaaggcattgtcctagggctcaggtcgtccgggatgggagggagggagagagcatcacccacgtgggtatatgctcctaaaaaccaatgaggagatgggagaggcaggacttgcagcgTGTCAAGTGTCTAAAATAGAACAAAATACAACCAAGTTATATTTTAGTGCCTGGCTATGCAGACGCTCGcttgaaatgattgaataacatgtacgtGTAAATTTATTTTGTAAACCTCGCGCGCACAATGCGtccggtgtggtcagcatgtaactAGCACCTATTGATGAAGTATCTTCTTCCTGGGGGACTTTTGTTTAGAAGAGCCCTGATGCTCGGTCTGAACGTgaacacgcatcgcttgcggtacggttttggaaacctAAGGAACGTATCTTTCGTATTAGCAATAAATAATTGTCAAAACATAAaaggttaaagctgcaatatgtgactttttgggtgacccgaccaaattcacataaatGTTTGTtacagatctgtcattctcattgaaagcaagtctaagaagaggtagatctgttctatgtgcgctatttctatgcttcccgttctttaGTTAATTTTTTTGCGTCTTACTTTAGGtaacaccagcttcaaacagcttaaaatacaatatatttggttatggaaaatatatttcacatggtacaatgattctctacactatacttgcttgttttgtcacaagcTAAAATTATGCTAACGATTAGATTTTTTACAACCAAGAAacggtggagcgatttctgcatagtgcatctttaaattactacacaccttttataaggttagggttactgttcccacacggccatatctccatgttgcAGCGcgtgtgctaattagctatctagtaTGCTCCAAACACCTTTGTGTAACGGAAGAAGGCCGCCAGAAACTTGTTGTAACTGAAAAGTACTGTTGGCGGCATCTGTGATAAAGCCGGTTTAAACAGTGTACAGaaagtgtatattttgcatttgtgaaattattttgatgtgatatgaaagtaaaggGCTTTATTTTTCAAGAACCGTTTTGCAATTGAGAaacgattcacgtttagatggagtatttggctgttttggctacCAGAGGCAGTCTACCTCTGAAAAGAACATATAAGATCCTTGAACTTAAGGAGTAACTGTAGGCTCTCCTACACTCCTTAAGATAACATTTTTGAGCTAGGAAAGGATTAACAATGTGTGATAACGTGATATGACAACCCAGGTCACACCACTTTCTTCTAATAGGCCTAGCTATCTATCTACACAGTACTGTTGTTGTCATCAAATTGCACTCAGTTATTTTCACACATTAATTAATTATGTGTACACATTTATCCTAACACTGCTCTCTTTACTTGAATGCAGCTTCTTCCTTGGCTACTAAGAAGATTTGTCCGAGCAGGTCGTTAGAAGACCACCCACGGAACTGAATGCTTCTGGTACGGTGTATGTTCACAGTTTCACAAACGCGCCAATCCGGAGTACTGCTTAGGGAAACATAGGAGGAGCAGCAAGCCTAGTCCCTGAGAATCTACATCCTCCACCATCTGAGAGACTGGGGTGAAACTCTCATCTAGAGTCCATCCACTGGGAAGCTCCATGGTTCAGGGCCCCTAAAGGGCTGGGACCAGCACTGAGGGCCAGAGGCAGCCGTGGAGGAATGGGGTAGGGGCTGAGGACAGAGCCATGGTTCATAACGGCTCAGTCCCCCACACGCCACCACCCACGCCTCCGCCGCCGACACAGGTGGGCACCAATGGCCGCTCTTCTGAGAGGAAGAGGACACCCAAGGCATGTGACTGCTGTGGGCCCAACTCTAAGCTCCATGATGGGAAGGCCCCACATGGGAAGACTCCGGGTGGCAAGTCCCGACAACGCAGGGCCCAGCCGGGGAAGGGCAAGGGCCAGGCACTGGGGGAGACCCCTAAGAGAAAGGGTGGCCGCCCCTCTTATAAGAAGACCCTGATGACAGAGGAGCAGGTAACAGCCATCCGAGAGGAACTGGAGAAAGAAACTGCTGTGGAGCCGGTAACAAACTCTTTGGCTCCACCTGTAACCAACTCTGTTGGTCAACCTGTAACCAACTCTGTCGGTCAACCTCAAACTGTAACAAACTCTATGGGTCAGAAGTTAATGTACACTGTGGTTAAACTAGTGAATAAGTCTGTGGTTCAACCGGTAACGACATCAGTGGTTGAGGATTTTGCTGATTCAGAAATGGAGCAGGAGAAAGCCTGTGAAGGGGCTGTGTGTGAGGGGGAGCAGGCCCCTGGTTCTGGTTCAGTCAAACAGCCGGTTACAGATCCTAAAATGGAAGTCGTAAAGCAGCACCAGCCCCAGGCTGGTGACCCAGCTGTCTCCCTCTCCAACGGTACATCAGCTGTCCCCAAAGAGGAACCAACAGACTGTAGCGCCCCTATGGAGGTGGAACCATCAGCCATAGCCTGTGTTTCCCCAGGCATTATTATGTGCAGCACCCTCCACCCCTTTGCTCTGTGGGACCACCGAGATTACTGCAAGACAGGAGTGTGGGCTCCAAGCCCTGAGCCGGAGAAGGAAAGTGCCACAGACTCAGCACAGCAGACCCAGCCATCACCAAAACAACCCAAACCTGAAGAGGGCAACCATGAAGGAATCAGAGACCTCATCCATGGTATTAGACTTTTATTGCAACTATGAtttcaaatgtgatacatttttAATTTCACTGGTTATGACCTTTTTACTTATTTAAGGTGACTGTCTTGTCTCTCCCTCAGAGTTCCTTGAGCTCTTCTATGTGAAGTACGGGAGCTTCATCCCCCTCAGTGAGACTGATGTCTTGGAGCACCTGAAGAACAAGTGTAACACTGACTTCGATGACAAGTATGAATCATTTGCGATACACCCCACAAACCAGTTTTACTTTCACCACTGACTTCCATCGCTATGCTAATAGAATCTCTGTGCTTTTGTCAACTTGTTATTCCATTTGACCCTTGGTTTGACCCGTCTCATCCCTCCTCTGTACCAGGAAGCTAAACATCCACTCAGAAGTGGTGAAGTACAAAGCGGGTCTAGCCTCCACCCCGATGAACTGCTTTaaagtggactacaacaagcacACTCTGACCCTGGAGGATCTGTCCACGCTGGACGACCAAAACTGGGTCAACGACCAGGTAGCTATGGCCCATAGAAAACGGTGTGCTT
This window encodes:
- the LOC121540403 gene encoding sentrin-specific protease 5; the protein is MVHNGSVPHTPPPTPPPPTQVGTNGRSSERKRTPKACDCCGPNSKLHDGKAPHGKTPGGKSRQRRAQPGKGKGQALGETPKRKGGRPSYKKTLMTEEQVTAIREELEKETAVEPVTNSLAPPVTNSVGQPVTNSVGQPQTVTNSMGQKLMYTVVKLVNKSVVQPVTTSVVEDFADSEMEQEKACEGAVCEGEQAPGSGSVKQPVTDPKMEVVKQHQPQAGDPAVSLSNGTSAVPKEEPTDCSAPMEVEPSAIACVSPGIIMCSTLHPFALWDHRDYCKTGVWAPSPEPEKESATDSAQQTQPSPKQPKPEEGNHEGIRDLIHEFLELFYVKYGSFIPLSETDVLEHLKNKCNTDFDDKKLNIHSEVVKYKAGLASTPMNCFKVDYNKHTLTLEDLSTLDDQNWVNDQVINMYGELIMEATEHKVHFFNSFFHRQLVAKGYEGVKRWTKKVDLFSKSLLLIPIHLEIHWSLITVDMANHHIHYYDSQGIVFKYTIENIMRYILAEAKEKNQATYQNGWKMIINKGIPQQKNDSDCGVFVLEYCKCLALKEPLQFTQHDMPKVRKRIYKELCDCKLSD